The Sinomonas sp. P10A9 genome includes a window with the following:
- a CDS encoding LLM class flavin-dependent oxidoreductase, which translates to MTALSILDLAPIVEGSTVVDALASATRLARVAEEAGYRRLWYAEHHNSDALASSATALLIANAAANTSTLRVGSGGIMLPNHAPLAVAEAFGTLANLYGDRIDLGLGRAPGTDPRTAALLRRGARDDGEAAFASNIRLLAWFFGEQVDDAESVELSHGVHASVARGTNVPLWVLGSSTAGAAIAGQLGLPFAAASHFAPFQLSEAIWTYRQMFNPSAPTAQISEPYVMAGANLMVAPSREEAEFLFTTHQQMFLGIRRGTRGPLRPPVKEMDWSPAEEQMATSALRFSAVGTPAEGAEFLRSFVSSYGIDEVILTGYAHDPALRERSFRLLAQEWASRPSHVLS; encoded by the coding sequence GTGACTGCTCTCTCGATCCTGGACCTCGCCCCCATTGTGGAGGGCTCAACAGTCGTGGACGCGCTGGCCTCGGCCACGCGTCTCGCGCGCGTCGCCGAGGAGGCCGGGTACCGACGCCTCTGGTACGCCGAGCACCACAACTCCGACGCCCTGGCCTCGAGCGCCACGGCACTGCTCATCGCCAACGCCGCAGCGAACACGTCCACCCTGCGGGTCGGCTCGGGGGGGATCATGCTCCCGAACCACGCGCCCCTCGCCGTTGCGGAGGCCTTCGGCACCCTCGCGAACCTCTACGGCGACCGCATCGATCTGGGTCTGGGCCGAGCACCCGGCACCGACCCGCGCACCGCGGCCCTGCTACGCCGTGGGGCGCGGGACGACGGCGAGGCCGCCTTCGCCTCGAACATCCGCCTCCTCGCGTGGTTCTTCGGGGAGCAGGTTGACGACGCCGAGTCTGTTGAACTTTCGCATGGCGTCCACGCCTCCGTTGCCCGCGGAACGAACGTGCCGCTGTGGGTCCTCGGAAGTTCGACGGCGGGGGCCGCCATCGCGGGCCAGCTCGGCCTCCCCTTCGCTGCCGCAAGCCACTTCGCCCCGTTCCAGCTCTCCGAGGCGATCTGGACCTATCGGCAGATGTTCAACCCCTCCGCCCCGACGGCGCAGATTTCTGAGCCATATGTCATGGCGGGGGCGAACCTCATGGTCGCGCCCAGCCGCGAGGAGGCCGAATTCCTCTTCACGACGCACCAGCAGATGTTCCTCGGCATCCGGCGCGGCACCCGAGGCCCGCTCCGCCCGCCGGTCAAGGAGATGGACTGGTCGCCGGCCGAGGAGCAGATGGCCACGTCGGCGCTGCGGTTCTCCGCGGTCGGGACGCCGGCGGAGGGCGCCGAGTTCCTCCGCAGCTTCGTCTCGTCCTACGGGATTGACGAGGTCATCCTCACCGGCTACGCCCACGACCCGGCCCTGCGGGAGCGTTCCTTCCGCCTCTTGGCTCAGGAGTGGGCGTCCCGCCCCTCGCACGTGCTGAGTTGA
- a CDS encoding Lrp/AsnC family transcriptional regulator gives MVKSQQLDPTDRRILLALDEDPRAPIMVLAQKLGLARGTVQSRVERMTASGVFRANSTRVQPEGLGRGVLAEVSAELDQSHLNEAVAALGGIPEVLECLAPAGDTDLLIRVVATSPDDLYRVSEEIRLCPGIRRTSTRMILRTVIPYRTSPLLAEPEGGGPQAPRATPPAPGRAVGSPGATARGPRTRGRGALG, from the coding sequence GTGGTCAAATCGCAGCAGCTTGACCCGACAGACCGACGCATCCTGCTCGCGCTCGACGAGGACCCGCGCGCGCCCATCATGGTGCTCGCGCAGAAGCTGGGCCTCGCGAGGGGCACGGTGCAGTCCCGCGTCGAACGCATGACGGCGAGCGGCGTGTTCCGCGCCAACAGCACCCGAGTCCAGCCCGAGGGCCTTGGCCGGGGCGTCCTCGCGGAGGTCAGCGCTGAGCTCGACCAGAGCCACCTCAACGAGGCCGTCGCCGCCCTCGGCGGCATCCCAGAGGTGCTCGAATGCCTCGCCCCGGCCGGGGACACCGACCTGCTCATCCGCGTGGTCGCGACGAGCCCCGACGACCTCTACCGGGTGTCCGAAGAGATCCGCCTCTGTCCCGGGATCCGCCGGACCTCGACCCGCATGATCCTGCGCACCGTGATCCCCTACCGGACGTCTCCCCTGCTCGCAGAGCCGGAAGGCGGAGGACCGCAGGCACCGCGCGCTACTCCCCCGGCGCCCGGTCGAGCTGTTGGAAGTCCCGGAGCCACAGCTCGCGGGCCTCGGACTCGCGGGCGCGGCGCGCTCGGGTAA
- a CDS encoding DUF456 domain-containing protein, which produces MDTSVLAALLCGAALAVSLAGIIIPVLPGSILGLLALLEWALFGGAGWGGWLVFALGGALFACGMGSSAFLTGRRLRQRSIPGRSVVIGAVLAIIGMFIVPVVGLVLGFALGLFLSEWQRAGHLRGAASSSWAALKATGLGILVEFGFACAAASVWVIGLWVHFATR; this is translated from the coding sequence GTGGATACCAGCGTCCTTGCCGCCCTCCTGTGCGGTGCCGCCCTTGCCGTCTCCCTGGCCGGCATCATCATCCCGGTGCTGCCCGGGAGCATCCTCGGCCTCCTCGCCCTCCTCGAGTGGGCGCTGTTCGGCGGCGCGGGGTGGGGCGGATGGCTTGTCTTCGCGCTCGGCGGGGCGCTGTTCGCGTGCGGCATGGGGTCCTCGGCGTTCCTGACGGGCCGGCGGCTCAGGCAACGCTCCATCCCCGGCCGCTCGGTGGTGATCGGTGCAGTGCTCGCGATCATCGGGATGTTCATCGTTCCCGTCGTGGGGCTCGTGCTGGGGTTCGCCCTCGGGCTGTTCCTGAGCGAGTGGCAGCGGGCGGGGCACCTCAGGGGCGCGGCGTCGTCGTCATGGGCCGCGCTCAAGGCGACGGGCCTCGGCATCCTCGTCGAGTTCGGCTTCGCGTGCGCGGCCGCGAGCGTGTGGGTCATCGGACTGTGGGTCCACTTCGCGACGCGCTGA
- a CDS encoding NAD(P)-dependent malic enzyme has product MPAHSTSSGSTTGSTSLPITTEEIFAAHEGGKLSIGVDRPLATKRDLSIAYTPGVAEVSRAIAADPALAQTHTWASRLVAVVSDGTAVLGLGDIGPSASLPVMEGKSALFKTFGGLDSIPIVLNTKNVDEIVETVVRIAPSFGAVNLEDISAPRCFEVERRLIEALDMPVMHDDQHGTAVVVLAALTNAVRVVGKDLAGLKAVIAGAGAAGIAIAEILLASGVDDVVLIDSKGTLHTGREDLAKGTNSMKREFAERTNPRGVAGGIAQALEGADVFIGVSSSKVPEEDIARMAEGAIVFALSNPDPEVAPDVARRHAAVVATGRSDFPNQINNVLAFPGIFRGALDAGARRITPAMKLAAARAIAGLAEDKLSADYIVPSPLDPRVGPAVTAAVAAAVVPGE; this is encoded by the coding sequence ATCCCTGCCCACTCCACCTCAAGCGGTTCGACTACCGGTTCGACTTCCCTGCCAATCACCACCGAGGAGATCTTCGCCGCGCATGAGGGCGGGAAGCTCTCGATCGGCGTCGACCGTCCGCTGGCCACGAAGCGGGACCTCTCGATCGCCTACACGCCCGGGGTGGCCGAGGTGAGCCGCGCGATCGCCGCGGATCCCGCGCTCGCCCAGACCCACACGTGGGCGTCCCGCCTCGTGGCCGTCGTCTCGGACGGCACGGCAGTGCTCGGCCTGGGCGACATCGGCCCGAGCGCTTCCTTGCCGGTGATGGAGGGCAAGAGCGCGCTGTTCAAGACGTTCGGCGGGCTCGACTCGATCCCGATCGTGCTCAACACCAAGAACGTGGACGAGATCGTCGAGACGGTGGTGCGGATCGCCCCGAGCTTCGGAGCCGTGAACCTCGAGGACATTTCCGCGCCGCGCTGCTTCGAGGTGGAGCGGCGCCTCATCGAGGCCCTCGACATGCCCGTCATGCACGACGACCAGCACGGCACCGCCGTGGTGGTCCTGGCAGCGCTCACGAACGCGGTTCGGGTGGTCGGCAAGGACCTCGCCGGGCTCAAGGCCGTGATCGCCGGCGCCGGAGCCGCGGGCATCGCGATCGCCGAGATCCTCCTCGCCTCCGGCGTCGACGACGTGGTGCTCATCGATTCCAAGGGCACCCTCCACACCGGCCGCGAGGACCTCGCCAAGGGCACCAACTCCATGAAGAGGGAGTTCGCCGAGCGCACGAACCCGCGTGGGGTGGCCGGAGGCATCGCCCAGGCGCTCGAGGGCGCGGACGTGTTCATCGGCGTCTCGTCGTCGAAGGTCCCTGAGGAGGACATCGCGCGCATGGCCGAGGGCGCGATCGTCTTCGCGCTGTCCAACCCGGATCCGGAGGTGGCGCCGGACGTCGCGCGCCGCCATGCCGCCGTCGTCGCCACGGGGCGCAGCGACTTCCCGAACCAGATCAACAACGTGCTCGCGTTCCCGGGCATCTTCCGCGGCGCGCTCGACGCAGGGGCCCGCCGCATCACGCCCGCGATGAAGCTCGCCGCGGCCCGGGCGATCGCTGGACTCGCAGAGGACAAGCTCTCGGCGGACTACATCGTCCCGAGCCCCCTCGACCCCCGCGTCGGGCCCGCGGTGACCGCCGCAGTCGCGGCCGCCGTCGTGCCGGGGGAGTAG
- the ggh gene encoding glucosylglycerate hydrolase: MSRTLWTNPDRPIADLDELRTRARAVLAQNDKGTMVTAAPNLYPHQWSWDAAFVATGLSTVGVPRALAELDHLLAAQWDSGMIPHIVFADEVQLRGAGLRGAGYFPGVDRWRTERASPAGVKSSGICQPPVHATLVRRIVERATSRGGEDGRLAEDFARRTLPQWIRWHEWMRRARASDRSGLVTIYHGWESGMDNSPRFDGPYSRVHPGDLEPFVRTDTRIVEDASQRPSDEEYARYLWLVQQMADVRFDDARLPGAVDFQVKDVFMSAAFAAANEDLAVLAERFGHSDEVTRLREWSAEFREGVDAAVDPATGLARDRDLLTGEWISLPTIAGFAPLLSTADPALRAAQLVLIEGPEWAGDPRLAFPLPPSTSTTSPLLRPREYWRGPVWPVMTWYIAEAMRRHGDGGRYARWREASIAQLMEGHFGEYYEPFTGEPLGSYHQSWTAAVALEWLDGS; encoded by the coding sequence ATGAGCCGGACCCTCTGGACCAATCCCGACCGACCGATCGCAGACCTCGATGAGCTGCGGACCCGGGCGCGCGCCGTCCTCGCCCAGAATGACAAGGGCACTATGGTCACCGCAGCCCCCAACCTCTACCCGCACCAGTGGAGCTGGGATGCGGCCTTCGTCGCGACGGGCCTCTCGACCGTGGGCGTGCCCCGCGCGCTCGCGGAACTCGACCATCTCCTCGCCGCCCAGTGGGACAGTGGCATGATCCCGCACATCGTCTTCGCCGACGAGGTGCAGCTCCGCGGTGCTGGCCTCCGTGGTGCAGGCTACTTCCCGGGCGTGGACCGCTGGCGGACCGAGCGGGCCTCGCCTGCCGGGGTGAAGTCAAGCGGCATCTGCCAGCCACCCGTCCACGCGACGCTCGTCCGCCGGATCGTGGAGCGGGCGACGTCGCGCGGCGGCGAGGATGGCCGCCTCGCCGAGGACTTCGCGCGGCGCACGCTGCCCCAGTGGATTCGGTGGCACGAGTGGATGCGGCGTGCCCGCGCGTCCGACCGGTCCGGCCTCGTGACCATCTACCACGGCTGGGAATCCGGCATGGACAACTCGCCCCGCTTCGACGGCCCCTACTCTCGCGTGCACCCCGGCGACCTCGAGCCCTTTGTGCGCACGGACACGAGAATCGTCGAGGACGCGAGCCAGCGGCCCAGCGACGAGGAGTACGCGCGCTACCTCTGGCTCGTCCAGCAGATGGCGGACGTGCGCTTCGACGATGCCCGCCTCCCCGGGGCGGTGGACTTCCAGGTCAAGGACGTCTTCATGTCCGCCGCATTCGCCGCCGCGAACGAGGACCTTGCGGTGCTCGCGGAGAGATTCGGGCACAGTGACGAAGTGACCCGGCTGCGGGAGTGGTCTGCCGAGTTCCGCGAGGGCGTCGACGCCGCGGTGGACCCGGCAACGGGGCTCGCGCGAGACCGTGACCTGCTCACGGGAGAGTGGATCTCCCTCCCGACGATTGCCGGGTTCGCCCCGCTCCTCTCCACCGCCGATCCCGCACTGCGCGCCGCGCAGCTGGTGCTCATCGAGGGCCCGGAGTGGGCGGGCGACCCACGCCTCGCGTTTCCCCTCCCGCCTTCGACGTCGACGACATCGCCGCTCCTGCGGCCTCGCGAATACTGGCGGGGCCCTGTGTGGCCCGTCATGACCTGGTATATCGCCGAGGCCATGCGCCGCCATGGCGACGGCGGGCGGTACGCGCGCTGGCGCGAGGCATCGATCGCCCAGCTCATGGAGGGGCACTTCGGGGAGTACTACGAGCCCTTCACGGGCGAGCCGCTCGGCAGCTACCACCAGTCCTGGACGGCGGCCGTGGCACTTGAATGGCTCGACGGCTCCTGA
- a CDS encoding TetR/AcrR family transcriptional regulator codes for MAARYDQILDAAPKFSTREYPNVDVNEVALEAGVATSTAHRYFPSSAHLLLALYRRQLLELRARVDDRAATARTDQQRARNLAGAAVEMFAMRLAQPAVNSCLSELVVPVEHELTALVGEVDELSWSILGRLAGDNERGRSIVHIIAGLVGAVRTGRLMPFEAERQLKTACEIVASRRAMRG; via the coding sequence ATGGCTGCCCGGTACGACCAGATCCTCGACGCGGCACCCAAGTTCTCCACCCGTGAGTACCCGAACGTCGACGTCAACGAAGTCGCCCTCGAGGCTGGCGTCGCCACGAGCACGGCCCACCGCTACTTCCCCTCTTCCGCGCATCTCCTGCTCGCCCTCTACCGGCGCCAGCTGCTCGAGCTCCGCGCCCGCGTGGACGACCGGGCGGCCACGGCCCGCACGGACCAGCAGCGCGCCCGGAACCTTGCCGGGGCAGCCGTGGAAATGTTCGCGATGCGCCTGGCCCAGCCGGCCGTGAACTCCTGCCTCTCCGAGCTCGTGGTGCCGGTCGAGCACGAGCTCACCGCCTTGGTCGGTGAGGTCGACGAGCTCTCGTGGTCCATCCTGGGCCGGCTCGCCGGTGACAACGAGCGCGGACGCAGCATCGTGCACATCATCGCGGGGCTCGTGGGCGCTGTGCGCACCGGTCGGCTCATGCCCTTCGAGGCGGAGCGGCAGCTCAAGACCGCCTGCGAGATCGTGGCCAGCCGCCGCGCCATGCGCGGCTGA
- a CDS encoding MFS transporter encodes MPDHPTVPRTATALRPEPGVPVRSPWILGVVLVNVGINVAFFGPLQVLLAQQAAYLEPGQKEAMFALVTGAGAAVSVFSNPLAGALSDRTPGRFGRRRPWVLFGAVGGALALVALAGAPNVAFMTAMWCLVQAGCNSAYAAITAAVPDKVPVTQRGTVGGLASMGVTAGILLGSVVAAAVAGNFSLGYLVCAAALLLGVIIYLLRADDAPILRSSLAPFSLGKFVSSFWISPRRYPDFAWAWITKLLVNIGNHMILLYLIYFLADRVHLEQTTGIAPATGVLILTGIYAVLVITTSVIGGRISDYMGKRKPLVIISSCIIAAASLILAVVPTWAGALVAASVLGIGFGAYMAVDFALVTQVLPRAEDTGKDLGVINIANSLAQVVAPSIAYPFVAFLGGYVSLYVAAAVIGLLGAVFVTRIRSVA; translated from the coding sequence GTGCCCGACCACCCCACCGTGCCTCGCACCGCGACGGCCCTCCGCCCCGAGCCCGGCGTCCCGGTCCGGTCACCGTGGATCCTTGGCGTGGTCCTCGTCAACGTGGGCATCAACGTGGCGTTCTTCGGACCCCTCCAGGTGCTCCTGGCCCAGCAGGCCGCATACCTCGAGCCCGGGCAGAAAGAGGCTATGTTCGCGCTCGTGACGGGCGCTGGAGCCGCCGTTTCGGTGTTCAGCAACCCGCTGGCCGGCGCGCTTTCGGACCGCACGCCGGGTCGGTTCGGGCGCCGTCGCCCGTGGGTCCTTTTCGGGGCTGTCGGCGGGGCCCTGGCCCTGGTGGCGCTCGCTGGGGCGCCCAACGTGGCGTTCATGACGGCGATGTGGTGCCTCGTGCAGGCGGGCTGCAACTCCGCATACGCCGCGATCACCGCTGCTGTCCCGGACAAGGTGCCCGTGACCCAGCGCGGCACCGTGGGCGGACTCGCGTCCATGGGCGTGACCGCAGGCATCCTGCTGGGCTCCGTGGTGGCGGCCGCCGTCGCAGGCAACTTCTCGCTCGGCTATCTCGTCTGCGCTGCCGCGCTCCTCCTGGGCGTCATCATCTATCTGCTTCGCGCAGATGACGCCCCGATCCTGCGCTCATCACTCGCGCCCTTCTCGCTCGGGAAGTTCGTTTCCTCGTTCTGGATCAGCCCGCGCCGCTACCCCGACTTCGCCTGGGCCTGGATCACGAAGCTGCTTGTGAACATCGGCAACCACATGATCCTGCTCTACCTCATCTACTTCCTGGCGGACCGGGTCCACCTCGAACAGACGACGGGAATCGCCCCTGCTACCGGCGTGCTCATCCTGACGGGCATCTACGCCGTTCTGGTCATTACGACGAGCGTGATCGGCGGCAGGATCAGCGACTACATGGGCAAGCGCAAGCCCCTCGTGATCATCTCCTCGTGCATCATCGCCGCGGCGTCACTCATCCTCGCCGTAGTCCCCACCTGGGCCGGCGCGCTCGTCGCGGCTTCCGTGCTGGGCATCGGTTTCGGGGCCTATATGGCGGTCGATTTCGCCCTTGTCACCCAAGTGCTCCCGCGCGCGGAGGACACCGGCAAGGACCTGGGCGTCATCAACATCGCCAACTCCCTCGCACAGGTGGTGGCCCCGTCCATCGCGTATCCCTTCGTCGCGTTCCTCGGGGGCTATGTGTCGCTCTACGTCGCGGCGGCGGTGATCGGGCTCCTCGGGGCCGTATTCGTCACGCGGATCCGCAGCGTGGCCTAG
- a CDS encoding GntR family transcriptional regulator, whose protein sequence is MTAPDEAMAAQVYQQIIATIVAGKLQPGQRLRERELSEQYGVSRIPVREAIHRLEQDGFVVTAPRRGAVVRRLTLNDVDELFDLRVLLESFAAARAAERVAQGVDGSVLTETLARARKALEEGDSATTAELNSAFHDQIVALAGNALLERSMRPLRGLNRWIFGLSVNRPLDVSAHEHDDLADAILTGRSQLAESLSAAHVEAGRKPVTEGLARVLLE, encoded by the coding sequence GTGACAGCGCCCGATGAGGCCATGGCCGCGCAGGTCTATCAGCAGATCATCGCGACGATCGTCGCCGGGAAGCTGCAGCCTGGCCAGCGGCTGCGCGAGCGCGAGCTCTCGGAGCAGTACGGCGTGTCCCGCATTCCCGTCCGGGAGGCGATCCACCGGCTCGAGCAGGACGGGTTCGTGGTCACCGCTCCCCGCCGAGGCGCGGTGGTACGGCGGCTGACGCTCAACGACGTCGACGAACTGTTCGACCTGCGCGTGCTCCTCGAATCGTTTGCTGCTGCGCGGGCTGCAGAGCGCGTCGCGCAGGGCGTTGACGGCTCCGTGCTCACCGAGACCCTCGCCAGGGCGCGGAAGGCCCTCGAGGAGGGCGATTCTGCGACCACCGCCGAACTCAACTCGGCCTTCCACGACCAGATCGTCGCCCTGGCCGGAAATGCACTCCTCGAGCGCTCCATGCGGCCTCTTCGGGGCCTCAACCGCTGGATCTTCGGGCTTTCGGTCAACCGGCCCCTGGACGTCAGCGCCCACGAGCACGACGACCTCGCCGACGCGATCCTCACGGGCCGGTCCCAGCTTGCCGAGTCCCTCTCCGCGGCCCACGTCGAGGCTGGACGGAAACCGGTCACGGAGGGGCTCGCCAGAGTCCTGCTCGAGTAG